The Candidatus Nitrosocosmicus franklandus genome contains a region encoding:
- a CDS encoding CofH family radical SAM protein, translated as MNGEELTFHDGVDLMKNENLFLLGQAADQLRKQIRGDNVTFVSSYYLNYTNICAASCQLCAFYRKEKDDDAYTLSNEMIVKRAEVAINQLKATELHIVGGFHPKLDLEYYEGMFKSIKKRFPKVIIKALTPAEIFFISRVTKNSIKEVLTRLKESGLDALPGGGAEIFNKSTRDKIVLGKCSGEEWLNTAFEAHKIGLRGNCTMLFGHIETPEDIVDHIIRLRELNKKTGGFTTFIPLKFSLENTQLEKEHTILSESPSTYDLRVIALARLLLGNVLPNVSVYWIALGKKLAQVALCYGGNDLVGTAFSEEIFKAAGKPNQTTTGELKFLVKEIGRHPVQRDTFFNTIQSF; from the coding sequence ATGAATGGTGAAGAACTAACCTTTCACGATGGCGTGGATCTTATGAAAAATGAAAACCTATTTTTGTTAGGTCAGGCCGCCGATCAACTTAGAAAACAAATCCGTGGGGATAATGTTACTTTTGTTTCTTCTTATTATTTGAACTATACCAATATTTGCGCTGCAAGTTGTCAATTATGTGCATTTTATCGGAAGGAAAAGGATGATGATGCATATACACTATCAAACGAAATGATAGTAAAAAGGGCTGAAGTGGCCATTAATCAATTAAAAGCAACTGAACTTCATATTGTAGGCGGCTTCCATCCAAAGCTAGACTTGGAATATTATGAAGGAATGTTCAAGTCAATAAAGAAAAGATTTCCAAAGGTCATTATCAAGGCATTGACGCCGGCTGAAATCTTTTTTATTTCTAGGGTAACAAAAAACTCAATAAAGGAAGTCTTGACCAGACTTAAAGAATCAGGATTAGATGCTTTACCTGGCGGCGGAGCGGAAATTTTTAACAAAAGTACTCGTGATAAAATTGTCCTTGGAAAATGCTCTGGAGAAGAATGGTTAAACACAGCTTTCGAGGCCCACAAAATTGGACTTAGGGGAAATTGTACCATGCTCTTTGGTCATATTGAGACTCCAGAAGATATTGTTGACCACATAATTAGACTTCGCGAATTAAATAAAAAGACTGGCGGTTTTACTACGTTCATACCGTTAAAATTTAGCCTAGAAAATACACAATTGGAAAAAGAGCATACTATTTTGTCTGAAAGTCCATCAACATATGATTTAAGAGTAATTGCATTGGCTCGCCTGCTACTTGGAAACGTCTTGCCTAATGTATCTGTCTATTGGATAGCATTGGGGAAAAAACTCGCCCAGGTGGCTTTATGTTATGGCGGTAACGATTTGGTAGGAACTGCATTTTCAGAGGAAATTTTCAAGGCAGCCGGAAAGCCTAATCAAACTACAACGGGGGAATTGAAATTCTTGGTCAAAGAGATTGGGCGTCATCCTGTTCAAAGAGATACATTCTTTAATACTATTCAGTCTTTCTAA
- a CDS encoding class I tRNA ligase family protein: protein MSSEHNIWNSIENKWLDFWDKNHANISDPKTNKPKFFITVAYPYPNSPQHIGHGRTYTIADVHARYKKLRGYNVLFPMGFHYTGTPILGMSKRVQSGDKEIIENFKTIYKIDDKDISTFVDPLQIARYFHSEIKSGMKEMGYAIDWRREFTTIDPVYKKFVSWQFNTLKKLGVIEQGSHPVGWCPKDGNPVSQHDTLGDVEPAFTEYVFVKFQLEEQENVFLPVATLRPETIFGVTNIWINPEENYLLVEVNGKENWIISKDASEKLGYLNYDVKIIREVKGADYVGMSVIAPLTKKSIPILPAKFVMLDEGSGVVMSVPAHAPYDMQALLDLKRTVSIESITKSRFKDIIPISIIDSKIHSDNENSLENGGKASAVNTGKNGKSDSLTLPPPPPPPPPPPPPLLSPNRNLNTEAKDITPVNEQSTNDVRTKSKEEEKKVPAMIFLEKYSISDQSDPNLEKATSELYSLEYYSGKMNHGAQSYADMTVSIAKEKIKNDLLTDGTAVIFYELTNKPVYCRCGTKCYVKLLDNQWFLDYGNPKWKSLAFNCLNSMEIIPPEILKEFKNVFDWLKVRACARKSGLGTALPWDKDWLIESLSDSVIYMVYYIIAKYVNLYDLEKKYIKLIDDSFFDYVLLDKKPPSFKDYEEHDSTNKVTSNGKGNENESKTGEQLRKNGEGLNETSYKGFLEMAKAIKDEFEYYYPLDSRHSGRDLVPNHLSFFIFNHSIIFPKSKWPRQIAVNGSVLMDGKKMSKSMGNIIPLRSTIKKFNADSIRVAMLVLGELLQDVDFSFTTLKGIYGRLNDIYEFAVNFQSSYGNLIKSKFGDELTSNFGTSFDDKAAVTNTTTTITTQETITPGTTIDTTTTSTSQPASPEAVPATSTSANKKEEPDQFPATSIAINGLNLEDKWLLHKLNETILEVSKYFDELRIRDVLNTVLYLMDKDFEWYLKRRSAKSKQQTSEENYAYVVYMFLKARIKMISPITPFLGEEVWNKVFNNQSNMQSIFNSGWPEFDKRFANVVTEENELLISNLLEDLNKIIKVTKNTNINKVYIYLASNKKRDLYNKIIDIVLITKTKNFGVIMKSLLADASISEEQKKFIKSNSDLVKKINEDILSLSPTELDRRGLIKNEFDEKIPLEDAKSLIAFELKIQPDNIYFFNETETQITDPKNKSKFARPYKPAIYVE from the coding sequence ATGTCAAGCGAGCATAACATATGGAATTCGATAGAAAACAAATGGCTGGATTTTTGGGACAAGAATCATGCTAATATATCTGATCCAAAAACAAACAAACCAAAATTCTTTATTACTGTAGCCTATCCGTATCCAAATTCTCCTCAACATATAGGACATGGTAGAACGTATACAATTGCAGATGTACACGCAAGATACAAGAAATTGAGAGGCTATAATGTTCTTTTTCCAATGGGATTTCATTATACTGGTACTCCTATCTTAGGGATGTCAAAAAGGGTACAATCGGGAGATAAAGAAATAATTGAGAATTTTAAGACAATTTATAAAATAGATGATAAGGATATTTCCACTTTTGTCGATCCACTTCAAATAGCTAGATATTTTCATAGTGAAATCAAGTCGGGAATGAAGGAAATGGGCTATGCTATTGACTGGAGACGTGAATTTACTACGATTGACCCGGTTTACAAGAAATTTGTTTCCTGGCAATTCAATACTTTAAAAAAACTTGGTGTGATTGAACAGGGCTCGCACCCTGTAGGTTGGTGTCCAAAAGATGGTAACCCAGTTAGTCAGCATGATACATTAGGAGACGTCGAACCTGCATTTACTGAGTACGTGTTTGTTAAATTTCAGTTAGAAGAACAAGAAAATGTTTTCTTACCTGTAGCAACGTTGAGACCCGAGACAATATTTGGAGTTACTAATATATGGATTAATCCAGAAGAAAATTATTTGCTTGTAGAGGTAAATGGTAAAGAAAATTGGATAATAAGTAAAGACGCCTCTGAAAAGCTCGGATATCTTAACTATGATGTCAAAATAATTAGAGAGGTGAAAGGCGCCGACTATGTGGGCATGTCGGTTATAGCTCCGTTGACCAAAAAATCAATCCCAATACTACCCGCAAAGTTTGTTATGTTAGATGAAGGAAGCGGAGTAGTAATGTCGGTGCCTGCGCATGCACCATATGATATGCAGGCCCTACTAGATCTGAAAAGGACAGTATCAATTGAAAGCATTACTAAATCCAGATTTAAAGATATTATTCCAATATCGATAATAGATTCTAAAATTCATTCTGATAATGAAAATTCTTTGGAGAATGGTGGTAAGGCTTCTGCTGTAAACACGGGTAAGAATGGCAAATCTGATTCCCTCACTCTTCCACCACCACCACCACCACCACCACCACCACCACCACCACTACTGTCACCAAATCGTAATTTGAATACAGAAGCCAAAGATATTACCCCAGTTAATGAACAGTCAACAAACGATGTAAGGACAAAAAGTAAAGAAGAAGAAAAAAAGGTCCCAGCGATGATTTTTTTGGAAAAGTACTCGATTTCTGACCAAAGTGATCCTAACCTTGAAAAAGCGACATCCGAACTTTATTCATTGGAATATTATTCTGGAAAGATGAATCATGGTGCTCAATCATACGCTGACATGACAGTCTCAATTGCCAAAGAAAAGATCAAAAATGATTTATTGACAGATGGTACTGCAGTTATATTTTATGAATTGACCAATAAGCCAGTTTACTGCAGGTGCGGGACAAAATGCTATGTGAAATTGTTGGATAACCAGTGGTTTTTGGACTATGGTAATCCAAAATGGAAATCGCTCGCGTTTAATTGTTTAAATTCTATGGAAATAATTCCTCCGGAAATTTTGAAGGAATTCAAAAACGTCTTTGATTGGCTCAAAGTTAGAGCATGTGCGAGAAAATCCGGATTGGGAACCGCTTTGCCGTGGGACAAAGACTGGTTAATTGAAAGCTTGTCAGACTCTGTGATCTATATGGTATATTATATCATAGCAAAATACGTTAACTTGTATGATTTGGAAAAAAAATATATCAAGTTAATTGACGATTCATTCTTCGATTATGTTTTGTTAGATAAGAAACCACCTTCATTTAAAGACTACGAGGAACATGACAGTACAAATAAAGTTACCTCAAATGGTAAGGGAAATGAAAATGAAAGCAAAACAGGTGAACAATTAAGAAAGAATGGTGAAGGATTGAATGAAACTTCTTATAAAGGATTTTTAGAGATGGCTAAAGCGATCAAGGATGAATTTGAATATTATTATCCATTAGATTCAAGACATTCGGGACGGGATTTGGTACCAAATCACTTGTCATTTTTTATCTTTAATCACTCAATAATATTTCCTAAAAGCAAGTGGCCAAGACAGATTGCGGTAAATGGGTCAGTGTTAATGGATGGAAAGAAAATGTCAAAATCGATGGGAAACATAATCCCTTTGAGAAGTACCATAAAAAAGTTTAATGCTGATTCTATTAGGGTTGCTATGTTGGTTTTGGGAGAATTGTTACAGGACGTCGACTTTTCATTCACTACTCTAAAGGGGATATATGGCAGGTTAAACGACATTTACGAATTTGCTGTTAATTTTCAAAGTAGCTATGGTAATCTGATAAAATCAAAATTCGGAGATGAATTAACTTCTAATTTTGGTACTTCTTTTGATGATAAAGCTGCGGTTACTAACACTACTACTACTATAACAACTCAAGAAACCATTACACCCGGTACAACTATAGATACAACCACAACTAGTACCTCTCAACCAGCATCGCCAGAGGCAGTGCCTGCCACTTCAACGTCAGCCAACAAAAAAGAAGAACCAGATCAATTCCCTGCTACATCTATCGCTATAAACGGATTAAACTTGGAAGACAAGTGGCTACTTCATAAGCTAAATGAAACGATCCTTGAAGTTTCCAAGTATTTTGACGAACTGAGGATTAGGGATGTGCTCAACACAGTATTGTATCTGATGGATAAGGACTTTGAATGGTATCTCAAAAGAAGATCAGCAAAGAGCAAACAGCAGACTAGCGAAGAAAATTACGCATACGTAGTATACATGTTTCTAAAGGCTAGAATAAAAATGATTTCGCCAATTACTCCGTTTCTTGGCGAAGAGGTATGGAATAAGGTATTTAACAATCAAAGCAATATGCAATCAATATTCAATAGCGGTTGGCCAGAGTTTGACAAAAGGTTTGCTAATGTTGTTACTGAAGAAAATGAACTTTTAATCTCAAATTTGCTAGAGGACCTCAACAAGATTATAAAGGTTACCAAAAATACAAATATAAACAAAGTCTACATTTATTTGGCGTCTAATAAAAAGAGAGATCTATATAACAAAATAATTGATATTGTTCTTATAACAAAGACCAAAAATTTTGGTGTAATAATGAAATCGCTTTTGGCAGATGCATCAATTTCAGAAGAACAAAAAAAGTTTATAAAAAGTAACTCCGACCTTGTCAAAAAAATCAATGAGGACATTTTGTCCTTATCTCCTACAGAATTGGACAGAAGAGGACTGATAAAGAACGAGTTTGATGAAAAAATCCCGCTAGAGGATGCCAAGTCACTTATTGCTTTTGAATTGAAAATACAACCGGACAATATTTACTTCTTTAACGAAACAGAAACGCAAATTACTGATCCTAAGAATAAATCAAAATTCGCAAGGCCTTACAAGCCTGCGATTTATGTGGAATAA
- a CDS encoding COX15/CtaA family protein, which produces MKSTRIGQTRFPAKKLFVVTLIVMGITYSVMMLGVYLSSIHQGLSCLTWPLCPNGFDFPPPDYFYEHIHRTLVFVLMIALFSFTAYSFIKLSSRSLRIKLALASGLLIGQVILGWVMIVTKLHPVIVATHLATGIAFFGILVVTLISLHHVMKEGNGNNRVSSSTRSSKSSSGKSGSSK; this is translated from the coding sequence TTGAAGAGTACGCGGATTGGTCAGACTCGCTTTCCAGCTAAAAAACTGTTTGTTGTTACTCTAATTGTAATGGGTATAACATATTCTGTGATGATGTTAGGTGTATATCTATCCTCGATTCATCAAGGTCTATCATGTCTAACTTGGCCACTGTGTCCTAACGGGTTTGATTTTCCCCCACCTGATTATTTTTATGAACACATTCATAGGACATTAGTTTTTGTCTTGATGATTGCCCTGTTTTCCTTCACTGCATATTCATTTATAAAATTGAGTAGCAGAAGCCTGAGGATAAAATTAGCCTTGGCCTCTGGATTGCTAATAGGTCAAGTCATATTGGGATGGGTCATGATTGTAACGAAATTGCATCCTGTCATTGTTGCAACCCATCTTGCAACAGGTATTGCTTTTTTTGGTATTTTAGTTGTTACCCTGATATCATTGCATCATGTAATGAAAGAAGGAAACGGCAACAATAGGGTTAGTAGTAGTACTCGCAGCAGCAAAAGTAGTAGTGGCAAAAGCGGTAGTAGTAAATGA
- the mqnC gene encoding cyclic dehypoxanthinyl futalosine synthase: MQNSQISHDIFKRSELEDTIDKILKTGDLEINDLVYLLKSTEIQRLGFVGNDIREKLFGKQVSFINNIILNYTNVCITYCKFCAFYRPPGHAESYTVSKEEILQRIIFAKTNYDIKQVLFQGGHNPKLNTEYFEDIFSTIRSKCPDIAIHGLSASEIDMIAKVDRSSYREVLDRLHKAGLDSLPGAGAEILVDEVKEIISPLKISSQTWLEIMETAHRLGIKSSATMMYGTVETIEQRARHILKIADLQRKTSGFMAFIPWSFEPNKTEIQENGTVQFAMGGFELLKMISVSRIAFNGLIDHLQSSWLTNGIGMAQLAIFHGSDDFGGTLIGEEVVSATGARSTELLESNIVNAIKSMGFIPVERNNNYDLIRKY, encoded by the coding sequence TTGCAAAATAGCCAGATTAGTCATGATATATTCAAGCGTTCTGAACTAGAAGATACGATTGATAAAATCTTAAAAACAGGAGATCTTGAGATCAATGATCTTGTTTACTTGCTTAAATCGACTGAGATTCAAAGACTAGGATTTGTAGGTAATGACATTAGAGAAAAATTATTTGGCAAGCAAGTTTCATTTATCAACAACATTATACTAAATTATACAAATGTTTGTATAACATATTGTAAATTTTGTGCTTTTTATAGACCTCCTGGACATGCCGAATCATATACCGTGTCAAAGGAAGAAATTCTTCAACGAATAATTTTTGCAAAGACAAACTATGATATTAAACAGGTACTCTTTCAAGGAGGACACAATCCAAAGTTAAATACAGAATACTTTGAGGATATTTTTAGTACTATACGTTCCAAATGTCCCGATATCGCTATACATGGTTTATCTGCGTCTGAAATAGATATGATCGCAAAGGTAGACAGGAGTTCGTATCGCGAAGTATTAGATAGGCTTCATAAGGCTGGATTAGATTCTTTACCTGGCGCGGGTGCAGAAATCTTAGTCGACGAAGTAAAAGAGATAATTAGTCCACTTAAAATTTCAAGCCAGACCTGGCTTGAAATTATGGAAACTGCACACAGATTAGGTATAAAGTCCTCGGCCACTATGATGTACGGAACTGTAGAAACTATTGAACAGCGTGCACGTCATATCCTAAAGATTGCGGATTTGCAAAGAAAAACCAGTGGATTTATGGCATTTATCCCATGGAGTTTTGAACCAAATAAAACAGAGATTCAAGAGAATGGGACAGTCCAATTTGCCATGGGAGGATTTGAACTATTAAAGATGATATCTGTATCAAGGATCGCATTTAATGGGCTGATTGATCATTTACAATCTTCATGGTTAACCAATGGAATTGGTATGGCACAGCTTGCTATTTTCCATGGATCTGATGACTTTGGAGGGACACTAATAGGAGAAGAAGTCGTGAGCGCTACTGGCGCTAGGTCTACTGAACTTTTGGAGAGCAATATTGTAAATGCGATAAAGTCTATGGGATTTATTCCAGTAGAGAGGAACAATAACTACGATTTGATAAGGAAATATTAA
- a CDS encoding NAD(P)/FAD-dependent oxidoreductase: MKIAVVGIGVAGAYLMNQLSDIHDVTVRGFERMPEKEHDAVCAWATCDNVMKDYAKQCGLNMDDYILHEGKKMRVDVGDGSDSGKNIDINLKGMVSYDKLKLIQDMIKGTDICFNKVPNKTDLESEYDLIVDSTGFHRHYLPKLKNELWIPCIQYKVKYDKVPFDDFYLKAFPSLSGYFWYFPLGNGYAHIGSGDFKRKQTHVFLDYFMRKYPCQVIKKVGRPVRITPPSHCLPFTDGRKTIGVGESIGTVYALLGEGIIPSTICAQLFIDNLHDKEKYVADVLSTFKIYTNVYNFIRKSINRKFNILKDFLEVLKIYKYMKSSEDRFGMEVNMLNMLKLTKI; this comes from the coding sequence ATGAAGATTGCTGTCGTAGGGATCGGGGTAGCGGGTGCGTATTTGATGAACCAGCTAAGTGATATCCATGATGTAACTGTCAGAGGTTTTGAAAGGATGCCCGAAAAGGAACATGACGCAGTCTGCGCATGGGCAACATGCGATAATGTTATGAAGGATTATGCCAAACAGTGTGGATTAAACATGGACGATTATATCCTTCATGAAGGAAAAAAAATGCGGGTCGATGTTGGAGATGGTAGTGACTCTGGAAAAAACATCGACATTAATTTAAAGGGAATGGTTAGTTACGACAAGCTAAAACTAATTCAAGATATGATTAAAGGTACTGATATTTGCTTTAATAAAGTACCCAATAAAACCGACTTAGAAAGTGAATACGATCTTATTGTTGATTCTACTGGATTTCATCGTCACTATTTACCCAAGCTAAAAAACGAACTATGGATTCCCTGTATACAGTATAAGGTAAAGTATGATAAAGTTCCATTTGACGACTTTTATCTAAAGGCTTTTCCTTCACTTTCTGGGTACTTTTGGTATTTTCCACTAGGAAATGGGTATGCCCATATCGGGTCGGGTGACTTTAAGCGTAAACAAACTCATGTCTTTTTGGACTATTTTATGAGAAAATATCCATGTCAAGTTATAAAAAAAGTAGGCAGACCTGTCCGAATAACTCCTCCTTCTCACTGCCTTCCATTTACCGATGGTAGAAAAACAATTGGTGTGGGGGAATCTATAGGAACTGTGTATGCATTACTAGGTGAAGGGATAATCCCGTCAACAATATGCGCACAATTGTTTATAGATAATCTACATGACAAAGAAAAGTATGTAGCCGACGTTTTGTCGACCTTTAAGATATATACAAATGTTTACAATTTTATTAGAAAAAGCATTAACAGGAAATTCAATATTCTAAAAGATTTCCTGGAAGTATTAAAAATCTATAAATACATGAAAAGTAGCGAGGATCGGTTTGGGATGGAAGTAAATATGCTAAACATGTTAAAACTAACAAAAATCTAG
- a CDS encoding elongation factor EF-2, with the protein MPKFKSTQDILRIIGNKDQIRNFGVIAHVDHGKTTMSDSLLAASGIISPSVAGQALALDSMKLEQNRQMTIRGANVTLFYENDDGKEYVINMIDTPGHIDFTGRVTRALRAIDGVVVVSDSVEGIMTQTETVTRQALEERVRPVLYINKIDRLVKELRLDPAAMQKWLSNIIAEFNRLVDLYAEPELKDKWKVSIQGNTVAFGSAKDRWGFNFKVAQKKGISFKDVYDAYTSTDPDAIKKLAERAPLHDAVLGMVVQHHPPPHVAQKYRIPKIWPGNLDSDIGKALVNCDEKGPALMMVTTINVDPQAGRVATGRLFSGTIKDGDEVYLIDAKRTGKVQSVNIYMGNTREVVSVLPCGNIPALLGLDYAVAGETISSVKSVDAFESIKYVSEPVVTIAVEPKHPKDLPKLVEGLRRITVEDPNLIVKINEETGETLMAGMGVLHLEIATSLLQEAGLDIKTTQPLINYRETIKGRAGPIMSKSPNKHNKIFLRVEPLSEEIIEMIRTGQLREDMDKKEMARLLREKGWSSDEARSVVTVDPTGNMLADETKGVQFIQESMDSIKSGFDDVIHSGPIAQEQVRGLKFVLHHFVPHEDPAHRGLAQLMPASRRAMLGAMLLADPVLLEPILGIEVKCPQEQIGTVAGILSGKRGKLLNVDQKGVIAIILGEVPASETFDLSETMRGGTAGKAMWSTYFKTWQAVPQSVFRNLVTDIRKRKGIAPEPPSPDEFIDKE; encoded by the coding sequence ATGCCCAAGTTTAAATCAACGCAAGATATTCTTAGGATTATTGGAAATAAAGATCAAATCAGAAATTTTGGTGTTATCGCTCATGTAGATCATGGTAAAACAACCATGAGTGATAGTCTTTTGGCTGCTTCGGGAATCATTTCTCCGAGTGTAGCAGGTCAGGCTTTGGCTTTAGACTCTATGAAATTAGAACAAAATAGACAAATGACTATCCGAGGAGCCAATGTCACCTTATTTTATGAAAATGACGATGGCAAAGAATACGTCATCAATATGATAGATACACCTGGGCACATAGACTTTACTGGTAGAGTTACACGAGCGTTAAGAGCAATAGACGGGGTAGTAGTAGTTTCTGATTCTGTTGAAGGGATTATGACTCAGACTGAAACTGTTACTCGTCAAGCTTTAGAAGAACGAGTAAGACCCGTTCTATATATCAATAAGATCGATAGGCTTGTCAAAGAACTAAGGTTGGATCCTGCTGCCATGCAAAAATGGCTGTCTAATATTATTGCTGAATTTAATAGACTCGTTGATCTTTACGCTGAACCCGAATTGAAAGATAAGTGGAAGGTAAGCATCCAGGGAAACACAGTGGCTTTTGGTTCAGCTAAGGATCGTTGGGGGTTCAACTTTAAAGTAGCGCAGAAAAAAGGTATTAGTTTTAAGGATGTTTATGACGCATACACATCGACTGACCCTGATGCCATCAAGAAATTGGCCGAGCGGGCACCGCTGCACGATGCTGTATTAGGAATGGTGGTTCAGCATCATCCACCTCCTCACGTGGCTCAGAAATATAGAATCCCTAAAATTTGGCCTGGCAATCTGGATTCAGACATTGGAAAAGCTCTGGTGAATTGCGATGAAAAAGGCCCTGCATTAATGATGGTTACAACGATTAATGTCGACCCCCAGGCAGGTAGAGTTGCAACGGGACGCCTATTTTCAGGGACCATAAAGGATGGAGATGAAGTGTATTTAATTGATGCAAAGAGGACTGGTAAGGTCCAATCTGTAAACATATATATGGGTAATACGAGGGAGGTTGTTAGCGTTCTCCCTTGTGGGAACATACCTGCACTATTAGGTTTAGATTATGCTGTTGCAGGTGAAACTATTTCATCCGTAAAAAGTGTAGATGCATTTGAATCAATAAAGTATGTCTCAGAGCCCGTAGTAACGATCGCAGTGGAACCAAAACATCCAAAAGATTTACCCAAGTTGGTTGAAGGCCTGCGAAGAATCACAGTCGAAGATCCAAACCTGATCGTAAAGATAAATGAGGAGACTGGAGAGACGCTGATGGCTGGAATGGGTGTATTGCACCTAGAAATTGCTACATCTTTGCTACAAGAGGCCGGATTAGACATCAAGACCACTCAACCGTTGATCAACTACCGTGAAACCATAAAGGGTAGAGCTGGACCAATAATGAGCAAATCTCCAAATAAGCATAACAAGATCTTTTTGCGGGTAGAACCCCTTAGCGAAGAGATCATAGAGATGATCCGAACAGGACAATTACGAGAAGACATGGATAAGAAGGAAATGGCTCGACTATTAAGGGAAAAAGGATGGAGTTCTGATGAGGCCAGAAGTGTAGTTACAGTAGATCCGACTGGTAACATGCTTGCAGATGAGACAAAAGGTGTGCAGTTTATTCAAGAATCAATGGATTCCATTAAATCAGGTTTTGATGACGTAATTCATTCCGGTCCTATTGCACAGGAACAAGTCAGGGGTCTAAAGTTTGTATTACACCACTTTGTTCCCCACGAGGATCCTGCCCACAGGGGACTTGCCCAATTAATGCCTGCTTCTAGAAGGGCTATGCTTGGAGCGATGTTGCTTGCGGATCCAGTGCTTTTGGAGCCGATTCTAGGAATTGAAGTAAAATGTCCTCAAGAGCAGATTGGAACTGTGGCTGGAATCCTGTCAGGTAAGCGTGGGAAACTCTTAAACGTTGACCAAAAAGGTGTAATAGCCATAATTTTAGGCGAGGTACCTGCATCTGAAACCTTCGATCTGTCTGAAACCATGAGAGGTGGTACTGCAGGAAAAGCCATGTGGAGTACTTACTTTAAAACTTGGCAAGCAGTACCTCAGTCAGTATTCAGGAATCTAGTAACTGATATACGAAAGAGAAAAGGCATTGCACCCGAACCACCATCTCCAGACGAATTTATTGACAAGGAATAA
- a CDS encoding menaquinone biosynthesis family protein, whose protein sequence is MTDEIRVGHTPDADDAFMFYAIENELVPMNGFKIVHHVEDIEKLNKRAMNHELEITAISAHALAYLDNYTILTSGGSFGINYGPIIISKEGKSISELSNGVVAIPGFLTSAYLLMTISFGVQKCREFLFSDIPQAVINNLVDYGLVIHESQVTFESQELVKLFDLGEWWHKITGGLPVPLGINVGSNNLMSISRIRDFDNLLKNSIQYSIDHVDEAIEFASKYGRGTDKSILTKFVKMYVNDYTLDMKEQGKNAISKLFDLALEKGIIKREVPLVFSK, encoded by the coding sequence ATGACTGATGAAATAAGGGTGGGCCACACGCCGGATGCAGATGACGCCTTTATGTTTTATGCAATAGAAAATGAGCTAGTACCAATGAACGGTTTTAAAATTGTTCATCATGTAGAAGATATCGAAAAATTAAACAAAAGAGCCATGAACCACGAATTAGAAATTACTGCTATTTCTGCGCATGCACTAGCATACCTAGATAATTATACTATTTTGACCAGCGGTGGAAGTTTTGGGATTAACTATGGACCTATAATAATTTCAAAAGAAGGGAAATCTATCAGTGAACTATCAAACGGGGTAGTTGCCATTCCCGGATTTTTAACTTCTGCATATTTACTAATGACGATATCCTTTGGAGTACAAAAGTGTAGAGAGTTCCTTTTTAGTGACATACCTCAAGCTGTCATTAACAATTTAGTGGACTATGGACTAGTAATACATGAATCTCAGGTTACGTTCGAGTCGCAAGAACTAGTCAAATTGTTTGATTTGGGGGAGTGGTGGCACAAGATAACAGGCGGCTTGCCTGTTCCTCTTGGCATTAACGTTGGAAGTAACAATTTGATGAGCATTTCACGGATAAGGGATTTTGATAACTTACTAAAGAATTCCATACAATACAGTATTGACCACGTTGATGAAGCTATCGAATTCGCTTCAAAATATGGACGAGGAACAGATAAATCAATTCTAACGAAATTTGTCAAGATGTATGTTAATGATTATACCTTAGATATGAAAGAACAAGGAAAGAATGCAATTTCTAAATTATTCGATTTGGCACTTGAAAAGGGCATAATCAAAAGAGAGGTACCCCTCGTATTTTCAAAATAA